The Streptomyces pratensis genomic interval CCCAGTTGTACGAACTTATGGTCGCGTGCACGGGCACGCCGCCGTCGCTCACCGGCTCCTTCGATGACGGCGAGGGCCTGGCGGAGGGGCTGCTCCCGGCCGACGCCGAAGCTGTCGCACCGGTCGTCGCCGGCGCACCGGCGCTCTTGCTCGGCTTCACGGACGCGCTCGCGCTCACACGGCCGCTGGGGACGACCGGCGCGTGGCTGGGCACCGCCTCCGTCCGTCCGTCGTCGTCGGCCGGTCCGTCGTCACCGAGGACGTGCACGGCGAGGGCCGCGGGCACGGTGAGGGCAACGACAGCCACCGCGGTGAGCAGGACGCGCAGCCTCCTGGTGGTACGGCGGCGCGGAGGGGGCACGGCGCCGGACCGCGCACCGTCGGGTGTCACGTCCTCCACCACCGATTCCGGCGCGGGCTCCGTTTGCGGCCCCGGTTCTGCTTCCGCTTCGGTCCGCTCCGGTGCGGCGGGCGGGGTGTCGGCAGACGGGGTGACGGCAGACGGGGTGACGGCGGCCTCGGCCCCAGGCACACGGGGCCGGGGGGCGGCAGCCCCGCCGGCCTCCGGCTTCCGCGCCCCCCGTCGCTTGGCCTCGTCGGCCAGGATCCACTTGCGGTGCAGGGCCATCAACTCGTCGGAGGACGCCCGGCACACCCGCGCGAACCGCTCGACGGGCGCGTAGTCATGGGGGACGGCGTCACCGTTGCAGTACCGGTGCACGGTCGAGGTGCTCATGTGCAGCTTTTGGGCGAGCGCCCCGTAGCTGAGACCGGACCGGTCCTTCAGCCCCCTGAGCAGCGCCGCGAAGTCCTGGATCTCTGTGCCCACCCCGACCGTTCCCTTCATTTCCTTCCCGGAACGGCGTCCCAGGGAAGTGATGTCCGCGCAGGTCAGAGTGCATGCGAGCGTTCCAGCGTCCCATATGCCACGGCAACCGTTGCGACCGGATTCCGGGACTGGAAAGGATGTGGACACACCGCGGCGTTCCCCGCGACTCGTACATCCCACCCTCACTCGTCCCGGGAGCCGCCGTGCGTACTCGACCTGAACTCAGCCTGACCGACGCGGTCGCCGCAGGAGTGCTGATCGTCTGCATCGCAGTCGTCATCACGCTCCTCCAGGGCCTCTGACCACACGTCACCGACCAGTACACCCGCCCGCACCACAGGGCGCCAAAACGGCGCCCCGGGCATCGACACCTTCGAACGGGGAGAACCACCTCATGCGTAACCTTCGCTTCCGCCGCGCCGCCCGCACGTCCGTCCTGGGCACCGCCGCGCTGATCGCCGCCCTGTCCCTGACGGCATGCCAGAGCGGCAGCCCGGCACCCGTGGACGACGCCGCGGGCTCGGTATCCCATAGGCCGGCCGGAGGCACGTCGGCCGCCCCGGCAGCAGACACCGGAGAGGGGACGGCCGGAGATTCGGGTAACTCCGGTTCCGGTTCGGGCAACGCCAAGGATTCCGTTTCCTCCGGCTCGAAGCCCGCCGCCGAACAGCCGCAGAACAGCGGGAGCAACGGCGAAGGCAGTGACGGCAACGGCTCCCTGCCCACCTGCACCGGCGCGAACACCAAGCTCACGATGACGAGCGTCCCCCGCCCCGTGAACCACATGCTGCTCACGGTGACCAACACCGGCTCGAAGGCCTGCTACGCCTACTCCTACCCCTTCCTGCGGTTCGGCGAGGCGCAGTCCGTCCCCCGGAGCGTCGAGGAGAGCAAGCCGCAGTCCGTGGTCGTCATCGCCCCCGGCGAGTCCGCCTACACCGGAGTCATGACCTCGTCGGCCGACGGCAGCGGCACGGGCGGCTACTCCACCAAGGACCTGGCCGTCGGCTTCCAGGACGCGAACGCGGCATCCGCCGGCCGGACGGTGAGCGTCCCCCTGGACAAGGAGGTGTACGTCGACAGCACGCTGGCCGTGACCTACTGGCAGACCGGCATGGATGACGCCCTCATGTACTGACCGTCGCTCCGCAGCCGGATGAGGGCGTGACACCGAAGCCCCGGTGCCACGCCCTCATCCGGCTGTCCTGCTGTCGTCCGGCTGTCCTGCTGTCCGGCTGTCCGTCAGCCGTCCCGCCGTGGCTCGGCGGCGCTCCCCGGGTCCGTTTCGACCTTGGTGTGGAGGACTGCGCGGGCCTGCTCGGCGGCGCGGGTCATGTTCTCGGAGACGAAGTCGAGGAAGCGGGCGACGTTCT includes:
- a CDS encoding helix-turn-helix domain-containing protein, coding for MGTEIQDFAALLRGLKDRSGLSYGALAQKLHMSTSTVHRYCNGDAVPHDYAPVERFARVCRASSDELMALHRKWILADEAKRRGARKPEAGGAAAPRPRVPGAEAAVTPSAVTPSADTPPAAPERTEAEAEPGPQTEPAPESVVEDVTPDGARSGAVPPPRRRTTRRLRVLLTAVAVVALTVPAALAVHVLGDDGPADDDGRTEAVPSHAPVVPSGRVSASASVKPSKSAGAPATTGATASASAGSSPSARPSPSSKEPVSDGGVPVHATISSYNWESPCGQYYLLDQEPDDVPPPPTPPLDTRPWARSLGAVDGGAMKLALTLQGASDEAVVLNGLHVRVLGRNAALARSAYSMGNGCGGGITPQSFDIDLDDSRPRAKPVAGEDAGVTVPAKDFPYRVSSTDVEVFHIDAHVEGHDVTWYLELEWTSGGRSGTLRIDDRGKPFRTSSLTTRPAYYYRSDTAQWVPEEY
- a CDS encoding DUF4232 domain-containing protein, with translation MRNLRFRRAARTSVLGTAALIAALSLTACQSGSPAPVDDAAGSVSHRPAGGTSAAPAADTGEGTAGDSGNSGSGSGNAKDSVSSGSKPAAEQPQNSGSNGEGSDGNGSLPTCTGANTKLTMTSVPRPVNHMLLTVTNTGSKACYAYSYPFLRFGEAQSVPRSVEESKPQSVVVIAPGESAYTGVMTSSADGSGTGGYSTKDLAVGFQDANAASAGRTVSVPLDKEVYVDSTLAVTYWQTGMDDALMY